One Fibrobacter sp. UWH4 DNA window includes the following coding sequences:
- a CDS encoding beta-L-arabinofuranosidase domain-containing protein — MFGIKINRMACVALAAMGCWCAQGHAQDLLYPDMFALGDVQLLDGPLKERQDLNVETLLAYDTDKLIAPFYEEAGMKPKASKFSNWAGLDGHVLGHYLSALAMQYAATGDELIKERLEYVLSELKTIQDYNSRDNNFKGYLSGVPNGKQMWLKFKNGNAGAQNGYWVPWYNIHKTFAGLRDAYIYGGYEQAKTMFLALCDWGLTITGGLNDNAMESMLGTEHGGMDEVYADAYALTKNEKYLKEAKRWSHKWLLNAMAAGNDNLTNIHANTQVPKVVGFARIAELTNDATYVKGSEFFWDRVVNKRSIAIGGNSISEHFPALDNHKKYVEEREGPESCNTYNMLKLTERLFNMDHDAKQADFYERALFNHILSTIHPRHGGYVYFTPARPRHYRVYSKVNAAMWCCVGSGMENPTKYSQFIYTKDGDELYVNLFAASLLNWKDKKVKIKQETAFPKGESAKFTVTGSGSFDMKIRHPYWVKEGEFKVVVNGDTVVKKSEPSSYVSAGKSWKSGDVIEVLFPMYTHTEDLPGVSDYVAILHGPIVLSAKTGTENLNGLVADDGRWSHIASGALQSLDQAPMLASKKEEIPSKVERVKDEPMHFKAPYLFANKKDANLLLEPFYEVHDARYMMYWMVLTDPSILERLKKEQEEALALDEKTVDKVAPGEQQPEVDHKMKTENSSTGTHQGEFYRDAGKCSGGDGGLISYEFETNSEDSLSLMVRYWGNEGCTREFDIKIDDEKLVTENISGKWNKDEFVNVTYPIPDNMVKDKKIVRISFTASSGMVGGIYGVRLLRNKPKPEEPPQVIAAKPAARPDLKARVYGGELQIDAGTALSQGYTARIYGVNGRLVKSQALAAGQSSFSIGLGDMKNGMYVLKIQRDGFSYGTTIFRKKR; from the coding sequence ATGTTTGGAATCAAAATCAATCGCATGGCTTGCGTTGCCCTTGCTGCAATGGGATGTTGGTGTGCTCAGGGGCATGCGCAAGACCTGCTTTACCCCGACATGTTCGCGCTTGGCGATGTGCAGCTGCTCGATGGTCCGCTGAAGGAGCGCCAGGACCTGAATGTTGAAACGCTGCTTGCCTACGATACGGATAAATTAATTGCGCCGTTTTACGAAGAAGCGGGGATGAAGCCGAAGGCCAGCAAGTTTTCGAACTGGGCGGGCCTCGATGGCCATGTGCTGGGGCATTACCTGAGTGCCTTGGCAATGCAGTATGCGGCAACTGGCGACGAACTCATCAAGGAACGGCTGGAGTATGTGCTGAGCGAACTCAAGACAATTCAGGATTACAATTCCAGGGACAACAATTTCAAGGGTTACCTGAGCGGCGTTCCGAATGGAAAGCAGATGTGGCTCAAGTTCAAGAATGGAAACGCGGGCGCGCAGAACGGCTATTGGGTGCCGTGGTACAACATTCACAAGACTTTTGCGGGCCTCCGCGATGCCTATATCTATGGCGGCTATGAACAGGCGAAGACGATGTTCCTTGCCCTTTGCGACTGGGGCCTCACGATTACGGGCGGACTCAACGACAACGCCATGGAATCGATGCTCGGCACGGAACATGGCGGCATGGACGAAGTGTACGCCGATGCCTACGCCTTGACGAAAAACGAGAAGTACCTGAAAGAGGCCAAGCGCTGGTCGCACAAGTGGCTTTTAAATGCGATGGCGGCGGGGAACGACAACCTCACGAACATCCACGCGAATACGCAGGTGCCGAAAGTCGTAGGTTTTGCACGTATCGCGGAACTCACGAACGATGCGACTTATGTAAAGGGCTCCGAGTTCTTCTGGGACCGTGTGGTGAACAAGAGGAGCATTGCAATTGGCGGCAACAGCATCTCGGAACATTTCCCGGCGCTCGACAATCACAAGAAGTATGTGGAGGAACGCGAAGGACCGGAATCGTGCAACACCTATAACATGCTCAAGCTCACGGAACGCCTGTTCAATATGGATCACGACGCCAAACAGGCGGATTTCTACGAACGTGCTCTCTTTAATCATATTTTATCTACAATACATCCGAGACATGGCGGGTACGTGTACTTCACTCCTGCGCGTCCCCGCCATTATCGGGTGTATTCCAAGGTGAATGCGGCCATGTGGTGCTGCGTGGGTTCCGGAATGGAAAACCCGACGAAATACAGCCAGTTTATTTATACGAAGGACGGCGATGAACTATATGTGAACCTGTTTGCCGCATCGCTTCTGAACTGGAAAGACAAGAAGGTGAAAATCAAGCAGGAAACGGCTTTCCCGAAGGGGGAATCGGCGAAGTTTACCGTTACGGGTAGTGGCAGTTTCGATATGAAAATTCGCCACCCCTACTGGGTAAAGGAAGGCGAATTCAAGGTTGTCGTGAACGGCGATACCGTGGTGAAAAAGTCGGAGCCCTCCAGCTATGTTTCTGCGGGAAAATCGTGGAAGTCGGGCGATGTAATCGAGGTGCTGTTCCCGATGTACACGCACACTGAAGATTTGCCGGGCGTGAGCGATTATGTGGCGATTTTGCACGGGCCAATCGTGCTTTCGGCAAAGACCGGAACCGAAAATCTGAACGGCCTTGTGGCCGATGACGGCCGCTGGAGCCATATTGCGTCGGGCGCGTTGCAGTCGCTGGATCAGGCGCCGATGCTTGCGAGCAAGAAGGAAGAAATCCCGTCGAAGGTGGAGCGCGTCAAGGACGAACCGATGCACTTTAAGGCGCCGTACCTGTTTGCAAACAAGAAGGATGCAAACCTGTTGCTGGAGCCGTTCTACGAAGTGCACGATGCTCGCTACATGATGTACTGGATGGTGCTTACGGACCCTTCGATTCTCGAACGCCTGAAAAAGGAACAGGAAGAGGCCTTGGCGCTCGACGAGAAGACGGTTGACAAAGTGGCGCCCGGCGAGCAGCAGCCCGAAGTGGACCACAAGATGAAAACGGAAAATTCTTCGACGGGAACGCATCAGGGTGAGTTCTACCGCGACGCGGGCAAGTGCAGCGGCGGCGACGGTGGACTCATCAGCTATGAATTTGAGACGAATAGCGAAGATTCCCTGAGCCTCATGGTTCGCTACTGGGGTAACGAAGGCTGCACCCGCGAATTCGACATCAAGATTGACGATGAAAAGCTTGTGACCGAAAATATCTCGGGCAAGTGGAACAAGGACGAATTCGTGAACGTGACTTACCCGATTCCGGACAACATGGTGAAGGACAAGAAGATTGTGCGAATCTCGTTTACGGCAAGTTCGGGAATGGTGGGCGGTATTTACGGCGTGCGTCTGCTGCGCAACAAGCCGAAGCCAGAGGAACCTCCGCAGGTAATTGCCGCGAAGCCTGCCGCTCGCCCCGATTTGAAGGCCCGCGTTTACGGCGGGGAATTGCAGATTGATGCCGGTACGGCGCTTTCGCAGGGCTATACCGCACGAATCTACGGCGTGAACGGTCGCTTGGTAAAATCGCAGGCGCTTGCTGCGGGGCAGTCCAGCTTCAGCATCGGCCTTGGTGACATGAAAAACGGCATGTATGTCTTGAAAATCCAGCGCGACGGTTTCAGCTACGGCACAACGATTTTCAGGAAAAAACGATAA
- a CDS encoding DUF4423 domain-containing protein, with protein MLNINEISDYRDLLKNYYTQRKLDMPLYSYKMMGQKLGLDTSQIFRVLNKELHLPNHSIPLAKDLLDLKGRSGEIFEILVAAAKAKSQAKKEKLYKMALSLQDVDLRKFSASEYLFLSKWWIPVVRALIEMNGGHAEVSRLVKQITPAVSEDQVREAIAVLKDLKLITPLASERYAATTANFTSAGSPTKTAAIRSYQNQLLALAQNALVAVEPAKRNISSLLVGVDDECFDDLNEMTLEFRRQVQKRVAEVKDVNRAMQFVFAFYPVAEVAKESKGSQAKKVGAKR; from the coding sequence ATGCTGAATATCAACGAAATTAGCGATTACAGGGACCTGCTCAAGAATTATTATACCCAGCGAAAGCTGGATATGCCCCTGTATTCCTACAAGATGATGGGGCAGAAGCTGGGACTCGATACGAGCCAGATTTTCCGTGTACTGAACAAGGAACTGCATCTGCCGAACCACAGCATTCCCCTGGCGAAGGACCTGTTGGACCTGAAGGGGCGTAGCGGCGAAATTTTTGAAATCCTGGTGGCGGCAGCCAAGGCGAAGTCGCAGGCGAAAAAGGAAAAGCTCTACAAGATGGCGCTTTCGCTGCAGGATGTGGACTTGCGCAAGTTCAGTGCGAGCGAATACCTGTTTTTAAGCAAGTGGTGGATTCCGGTGGTGCGGGCGCTAATCGAAATGAACGGGGGCCATGCCGAGGTTTCACGCTTGGTGAAGCAGATTACGCCCGCTGTCTCGGAAGACCAAGTGCGCGAGGCCATCGCGGTTCTCAAGGATTTAAAGCTGATTACGCCGCTTGCCTCGGAACGCTACGCCGCGACAACGGCTAACTTTACATCGGCGGGGTCGCCGACAAAGACCGCTGCCATTCGCAGCTACCAGAACCAGCTCTTGGCGCTTGCGCAGAATGCGCTGGTCGCCGTGGAGCCTGCGAAGCGGAATATCTCTTCGCTGCTGGTGGGTGTGGACGATGAATGCTTTGATGACCTGAACGAGATGACTTTGGAATTTAGACGACAGGTGCAAAAGAGGGTGGCCGAGGTGAAGGACGTGAATCGCGCGATGCAGTTCGTGTTCGCCTTTTACCCGGTCGCCGAAGTTGCCAAGGAGTCCAAGGGTTCACAGGCTAAAAAAGTGGGGGCGAAAAGATGA
- a CDS encoding carbohydrate-binding protein, producing MFGLKKCSLGGAVALAFLGMASQAFAHPDSLVLTPPLGWNSWNVFHENINEKQIQEIADAMVSSGLKDAGYIYLNLDDNWMDTKRDAQGNLQNNPKTFPSGMKAIADYVHAKGLKFGLYGDRGKRTCHHYNSKWDSQSGSNGHEEQDAKKLAEWGVDYWKYDNCDSDPNTQEKDYTAMSKALRNSGRDIVFSICMWEYKDWMPKIANLWRTTFDIGPEWISTSWYRGVYEIIDANNKYWQIAKPGHWNDPDMLEVGNRGLSYEEQRSQMTMWSIMAAPIMISSDVRNMSNETKDLYLNKDMIAINQDSLGVQGHRVSDVNGKQIWTKPLKNGDIAVALLNNNSSTQTVECNFADIGVEGEVEVRDAWKKKDLGPVSHVSIELPAHGSALLRLVLKPVPRAPFKGEALAIPGKIEVEDFDINGVGQGNTTYNENDTENHGDSDYRPGTGVDLYKKATGVIVGYNQAGEWLEYTVKVASTGTYTMNASVASANNTSSFKLSMDGKDITEEIAVPAATEGEDNYDEYNTVEAKVSLTEGEHILRFTVTGDWMDIDWIEFCSGESCEEPQGIRTALPAAMNRDLAPRLLKKGNTLFIEKNGKRFDLTGHRIK from the coding sequence ATGTTTGGTTTAAAAAAATGCTCGCTCGGCGGGGCTGTTGCCCTTGCCTTTTTGGGTATGGCTTCTCAGGCCTTTGCGCATCCTGACAGCCTGGTGCTTACGCCTCCGCTGGGATGGAACAGCTGGAACGTGTTCCACGAAAACATCAATGAAAAGCAGATTCAGGAAATTGCCGATGCCATGGTGTCTTCTGGCTTGAAGGACGCGGGCTACATTTACCTGAACCTCGACGACAACTGGATGGACACCAAGCGCGATGCGCAAGGCAACCTCCAGAATAATCCGAAAACCTTCCCGAGCGGCATGAAAGCCATTGCCGATTACGTGCATGCGAAGGGCCTTAAGTTCGGCCTTTACGGCGACCGCGGCAAGCGCACCTGCCACCATTACAACAGCAAATGGGATAGCCAGAGCGGTTCCAATGGTCACGAAGAACAGGATGCCAAGAAACTCGCCGAATGGGGCGTTGACTACTGGAAGTACGACAACTGCGATTCTGACCCGAATACCCAAGAAAAAGATTACACCGCCATGTCCAAGGCCCTCCGCAATTCCGGACGCGACATCGTGTTCAGCATTTGCATGTGGGAATACAAGGACTGGATGCCGAAAATCGCGAACCTCTGGCGTACCACTTTCGACATTGGCCCCGAATGGATTTCTACCTCCTGGTACCGCGGCGTCTACGAAATTATCGATGCCAACAACAAGTATTGGCAAATCGCTAAGCCCGGCCACTGGAACGACCCGGATATGCTCGAAGTAGGCAATAGGGGCCTCTCTTACGAAGAACAGCGCTCCCAGATGACGATGTGGTCCATCATGGCTGCCCCCATCATGATCAGTTCCGATGTGCGCAACATGAGTAACGAAACGAAGGACCTGTACCTGAACAAGGATATGATTGCCATTAACCAGGATTCTCTGGGCGTTCAGGGACATCGCGTCTCCGACGTGAACGGCAAGCAGATTTGGACCAAGCCCTTGAAAAATGGCGATATCGCCGTGGCACTTCTCAATAACAACAGTTCTACCCAGACTGTGGAATGCAACTTTGCAGACATTGGCGTAGAAGGCGAAGTGGAAGTTCGCGATGCCTGGAAAAAGAAGGACTTGGGCCCAGTATCCCATGTTTCTATCGAACTTCCGGCACATGGCTCGGCACTTCTCCGTTTGGTTCTCAAGCCGGTTCCGCGCGCTCCGTTCAAGGGCGAAGCTCTCGCCATTCCGGGCAAGATCGAAGTGGAAGATTTCGACATTAACGGTGTGGGCCAGGGCAACACCACCTACAACGAAAACGATACCGAAAACCACGGCGATAGCGACTACCGCCCGGGTACCGGCGTAGACCTTTACAAGAAGGCGACCGGCGTGATCGTGGGTTACAACCAGGCGGGTGAATGGCTCGAATACACCGTGAAGGTGGCCTCGACGGGAACTTACACGATGAACGCTTCTGTGGCTTCTGCCAACAACACGTCAAGCTTCAAGCTCTCTATGGACGGCAAGGACATTACCGAAGAAATCGCCGTGCCTGCAGCCACTGAGGGCGAAGACAATTACGACGAATACAATACGGTCGAAGCCAAGGTCAGCCTGACCGAAGGCGAACACATTCTCCGCTTCACGGTTACTGGCGACTGGATGGATATCGACTGGATTGAATTCTGCTCGGGTGAAAGCTGCGAAGAACCGCAAGGGATTCGCACTGCTCTCCCTGCCGCCATGAACCGCGACTTGGCTCCGCGACTCCTCAAGAAGGGCAACACGCTCTTCATCGAAAAGAACGGCAAACGCTTCGACCTGACAGGACATAGGATTAAGTAG
- a CDS encoding carbohydrate binding domain-containing protein, whose translation MFGMKNLGKVVLALVSVALFTGNAFADNLTVDGKSRSMLVYAPSGIEKNRPLIIQMHGMNQDASYQKNAAKWESIADTARFVVVFPNGENKAWDIGGDKDVNFLKAIINEMYQKYGIDKNRVYVSGFSMGGMMSYHAANKMGDMIAAIAPVSGGGGVNSPKRAMPIMHTHGTSDDVVNYNSTVNTLKGWVNAQKCSSSSQKIKPYPTTKSGSAASLEIWSGCTDGVEVRLLTIEGKGHWYSMDEAVSVNTSVEIWNFVKNYSLDGSSLPPPTPAIVVPTNRDEVFNGGFDSSAVSWDLQVHGDAQATGEAKGGKYQLDISAIGTENYQVQLIQHDLHLEKGQWNEISFDASAGAARTLEVNVEQHNDPWASYLKEKQNFELGTTSKTFTFKFQMTAATDTNSRLSFNAGAVTGTLTLDNVKIAKLDAAQIPEEDPSTLRGVQYMREQPSEYAVFNIHGSRLGLVEIHDAGFAESLEQAGFTKGVYLLRSLKGKKSLLVPVSR comes from the coding sequence ATGTTTGGTATGAAAAATTTGGGCAAGGTGGTGCTTGCCCTCGTGAGTGTTGCGCTGTTTACGGGTAATGCTTTTGCAGACAACCTAACTGTAGACGGAAAATCCCGTAGCATGCTCGTGTATGCTCCGTCGGGAATCGAAAAGAATCGCCCGCTCATCATTCAGATGCACGGCATGAATCAGGACGCCTCCTACCAGAAGAATGCGGCGAAGTGGGAGTCCATTGCCGATACCGCGCGCTTCGTGGTGGTTTTCCCGAATGGCGAAAACAAGGCCTGGGACATTGGCGGCGACAAGGATGTCAATTTCTTGAAGGCAATCATCAACGAAATGTATCAAAAATACGGAATCGATAAAAACCGTGTATATGTTTCGGGATTTTCGATGGGTGGCATGATGAGCTACCATGCGGCAAACAAGATGGGTGACATGATTGCGGCTATTGCGCCTGTTTCGGGTGGTGGCGGCGTGAATTCGCCCAAGCGTGCGATGCCGATTATGCATACGCACGGCACGAGCGACGATGTGGTGAATTATAACAGCACCGTGAATACCCTGAAGGGCTGGGTCAATGCGCAAAAGTGCTCAAGCAGTTCGCAGAAGATTAAGCCGTATCCGACGACTAAGTCGGGCTCTGCCGCGTCTCTTGAAATTTGGAGCGGCTGCACCGATGGCGTCGAGGTGCGCCTGCTGACAATCGAAGGAAAGGGTCATTGGTATTCTATGGACGAGGCCGTGAGCGTGAACACGAGCGTGGAAATCTGGAATTTTGTGAAGAACTATTCGCTGGATGGTTCCTCTCTTCCGCCGCCGACACCTGCGATTGTCGTGCCTACGAACCGCGATGAAGTCTTTAACGGCGGCTTCGATTCGAGCGCCGTGTCTTGGGACCTGCAGGTGCACGGTGACGCGCAGGCGACGGGCGAGGCCAAGGGCGGCAAGTACCAGCTGGATATTTCTGCCATCGGTACCGAGAATTACCAGGTGCAACTTATCCAGCACGATTTGCACCTTGAAAAGGGACAGTGGAACGAAATCAGTTTTGACGCGAGCGCGGGTGCGGCACGTACGCTCGAGGTGAATGTGGAACAGCACAACGACCCGTGGGCATCTTACCTCAAGGAAAAGCAGAATTTTGAACTCGGCACTACGTCAAAGACGTTCACGTTCAAGTTCCAGATGACGGCCGCGACCGATACGAACAGCCGCCTGAGTTTCAATGCCGGTGCTGTGACGGGAACGCTTACGCTCGACAACGTGAAAATTGCAAAACTCGATGCCGCGCAAATTCCTGAGGAAGATCCGTCGACTTTGCGTGGGGTACAGTACATGCGTGAGCAACCATCGGAGTACGCCGTGTTCAATATACACGGAAGCAGGCTCGGCTTGGTTGAAATTCATGATGCGGGTTTTGCCGAATCGCTTGAACAGGCTGGGTTCACTAAGGGTGTGTATCTTTTGCGGAGCTTGAAGGGCAAAAAGTCGCTCCTGGTGCCCGTTTCCCGCTGA
- a CDS encoding family 43 glycosylhydrolase: MGWLKGLGIALASSCAVYAATVNNPIMYVDSPDPSIVRVDDAYYMVTTTMHFAPGVPVFKSTDLAQWRTVGYAYQTLTNNDQQNLNGGKDAYGKGSWASSIRYHKGFFYVLTPSYTTGKTHLYKTADVESGQWSEVQLPFYHDPSLFFDDDGTVWVFYGSGDQIGYVQLNDDASGVKAGGRSGKLGGVSVNQATGKSGYIVQQEGSHMEKVNGEYYLFTISWPNGSCRTEVVYRSKSLLSGYTGRVFLADNGVAQGGIFDTPDGKWYALLFRDSGPVGRMSHLVPMEWKDGWPVPTSGSKAPSTIDLPESPLPGYGMVTSDDFESSELALEWQFNHNPDNKNWSLSANPGFYRITTSRTDSRVVSAKNTLTQRSFGPKSSGRTLVDGTGMKDGDMAGLVALQDDKGFVALAKDGDSYKVVMYTGNKDGESLKDNKAISGSKVYLRIDFDLPIDRGTAYFYYSTDGNTWTKIGSDVKLNYDLHMFVGVRWGLFNFATKQAGGYADFDWFKVGVDVNDEIYLDGAGSEPVPQTPFCAAGENCPAIALPGKIEAENFDVPGKGKDGTSYYDGDSENHGDSDYRAGTGVDLYKKATGIIVGYNSEGDWLEYTVNVKEAGDYTMFAAVAAAGNTSSFKLSLDGKDITEEIAVPAASSGEENYDDYNKVQANVTLPAGEHVLRFTVVGSWLDIDYFTFVKGKDATDPEPIDPMGIANAVRYDVQAEQVYRVYGLNGSFVGAVFAASASEAQSKVRAMVSEKGIYLIRAKNGMVYRFTVTK, from the coding sequence ATGGGATGGCTTAAAGGTTTGGGCATTGCCCTCGCTAGTTCTTGTGCCGTTTACGCGGCGACGGTCAATAACCCGATTATGTACGTCGATAGCCCGGACCCTTCCATTGTCCGTGTCGACGATGCTTACTACATGGTGACGACGACCATGCACTTTGCCCCGGGCGTGCCCGTATTCAAGAGCACGGATTTGGCCCAGTGGCGCACAGTGGGATACGCCTACCAGACGCTCACCAACAACGACCAGCAGAACTTGAATGGCGGCAAGGACGCCTACGGTAAGGGCTCGTGGGCTTCGAGCATTCGCTACCACAAGGGATTTTTCTACGTGCTGACACCGTCTTACACGACTGGCAAGACGCATTTGTACAAAACTGCCGATGTGGAAAGCGGCCAGTGGAGCGAAGTGCAGCTCCCGTTCTACCACGACCCTTCTTTGTTCTTCGATGACGACGGCACCGTGTGGGTGTTCTACGGCAGCGGCGACCAGATTGGCTATGTGCAGCTAAACGACGATGCAAGCGGTGTGAAGGCTGGCGGCAGGAGCGGTAAGCTCGGCGGCGTGAGCGTGAACCAGGCTACCGGCAAGAGCGGCTATATTGTACAGCAGGAAGGCTCGCACATGGAAAAGGTGAACGGTGAATACTACCTGTTCACGATTTCTTGGCCGAATGGTTCTTGCCGTACTGAAGTGGTTTACCGCTCCAAGAGCCTGCTTTCGGGCTATACCGGCAGAGTGTTTTTGGCTGATAACGGTGTTGCGCAGGGTGGCATCTTTGATACTCCCGATGGCAAGTGGTATGCCCTCCTGTTCCGCGATTCCGGCCCGGTCGGCCGTATGTCGCACCTGGTGCCGATGGAATGGAAGGACGGCTGGCCGGTTCCGACCAGCGGAAGCAAGGCTCCCTCCACGATTGACCTGCCGGAATCCCCGCTTCCGGGCTATGGCATGGTCACCAGCGATGATTTTGAATCCAGCGAACTTGCTCTTGAATGGCAGTTCAACCACAATCCCGATAACAAGAACTGGAGTTTGTCTGCAAATCCGGGATTCTACCGCATTACTACGAGCCGCACCGATAGCCGCGTGGTGAGTGCGAAGAATACGCTGACCCAGCGATCCTTTGGCCCTAAGAGTTCTGGCCGTACGCTTGTGGATGGCACCGGCATGAAGGATGGCGACATGGCGGGCCTCGTTGCCCTGCAGGACGACAAGGGTTTTGTGGCACTCGCCAAGGATGGCGACAGCTACAAGGTGGTGATGTACACCGGAAACAAGGATGGTGAAAGCCTGAAGGACAACAAGGCGATTTCGGGTTCCAAGGTTTACCTGCGAATTGATTTCGACTTGCCGATTGACCGCGGTACCGCATACTTCTACTACAGCACCGATGGCAATACCTGGACAAAGATTGGTAGCGACGTGAAGCTCAATTACGACCTCCACATGTTTGTGGGAGTGCGCTGGGGCCTCTTCAACTTTGCAACAAAGCAGGCGGGCGGCTATGCGGACTTTGACTGGTTCAAGGTCGGTGTTGACGTGAACGATGAAATTTATCTCGATGGCGCAGGTTCTGAACCTGTCCCGCAGACTCCGTTCTGTGCTGCTGGTGAAAATTGCCCCGCCATTGCGCTCCCGGGCAAGATTGAGGCAGAAAACTTCGACGTGCCGGGCAAGGGCAAGGACGGTACCTCTTACTACGACGGCGATTCCGAGAACCACGGCGACAGCGACTACCGCGCAGGTACCGGTGTTGACCTTTACAAGAAGGCGACTGGAATTATTGTGGGCTACAATAGCGAAGGTGACTGGCTTGAATACACCGTGAACGTGAAGGAAGCGGGGGACTACACCATGTTCGCGGCTGTCGCTGCTGCAGGCAACACCTCGAGTTTCAAGCTCTCCTTGGATGGCAAGGACATCACCGAAGAAATTGCGGTGCCGGCGGCAAGTTCCGGCGAAGAGAATTACGACGACTACAACAAGGTGCAGGCTAATGTGACGCTCCCTGCTGGCGAACATGTGCTCCGCTTCACGGTGGTTGGCTCTTGGCTTGATATCGACTACTTTACGTTCGTGAAGGGCAAGGATGCTACGGATCCGGAACCGATTGATCCGATGGGGATTGCCAATGCGGTTCGTTACGATGTGCAGGCTGAACAGGTTTACCGCGTGTACGGCCTGAACGGAAGCTTTGTGGGCGCCGTGTTTGCCGCAAGTGCAAGCGAAGCCCAGTCTAAAGTTCGCGCCATGGTTTCGGAAAAAGGAATCTACCTGATTAGAGCGAAGAATGGGATGGTTTATCGCTTTACGGTAACGAAATAG
- the folD gene encoding bifunctional methylenetetrahydrofolate dehydrogenase/methenyltetrahydrofolate cyclohydrolase FolD translates to MAALILDGKALAKTTEEELSARVAKLKEKTGKTPILATILVGDDPASATYVKMKGNACARVGMESIRVVLPKNTTTEELLNKIQELNENRDVHGILLQHPVPRHIDERAAFEAIDARKDVDGVTCLGFGRMAMGEPAYGCATPAGIMRLLKAYNIPLKGKHAVVVGRSAILGKPMALMLLNADCTVTICHSKTENLPEFVKQADILVGAVGKPEFIKKEWIKQGAVVVDAGYHPGGVGDIEKGLDDVASAYTPVPGGVGPMTINTLIYQSVESGEKYLG, encoded by the coding sequence ATGGCAGCACTCATCCTCGACGGCAAGGCCCTTGCCAAGACCACTGAAGAAGAACTCAGCGCCCGCGTGGCCAAGCTCAAGGAAAAGACGGGCAAGACCCCCATCCTTGCAACAATCCTCGTCGGTGATGACCCGGCCAGCGCCACCTACGTCAAGATGAAGGGCAACGCCTGCGCCCGCGTGGGTATGGAAAGCATCCGCGTGGTTCTCCCCAAGAACACCACCACCGAAGAACTCCTGAACAAAATCCAGGAACTCAACGAGAACCGCGACGTGCACGGCATCTTGCTGCAGCACCCAGTTCCGCGCCACATCGACGAACGCGCCGCCTTCGAAGCCATTGACGCCCGCAAGGACGTAGACGGCGTGACCTGCCTCGGCTTTGGACGTATGGCCATGGGCGAACCCGCTTACGGTTGCGCAACGCCAGCCGGCATTATGCGTCTTCTCAAGGCTTACAACATTCCTCTCAAGGGTAAGCACGCCGTGGTCGTAGGCCGCAGCGCCATTCTCGGAAAGCCGATGGCCCTAATGCTTTTAAATGCAGACTGCACCGTAACCATTTGCCACAGCAAGACCGAGAACCTTCCCGAATTCGTGAAGCAGGCCGACATCCTCGTGGGTGCTGTCGGCAAGCCGGAATTCATCAAGAAGGAATGGATCAAGCAGGGCGCCGTCGTGGTTGACGCCGGCTACCATCCGGGTGGCGTGGGCGATATCGAAAAGGGTCTCGACGACGTGGCATCGGCCTACACTCCGGTTCCGGGCGGCGTGGGCCCCATGACCATCAACACGCTCATCTACCAGAGCGTAGAATCCGGCGAAAAATATTTGGGATAA